In the Endozoicomonas sp. SCSIO W0465 genome, AAGCACAATAGTACAGACAATTATTCTGCGGCCATATACGCCTGCAGAAAAGCGTCAAAGTCAGTTCTATCATTGTTTTCTCTTGCCAACTGGTCGGCAATAGAGCGTTGAGCAACCTGTTCAAAGTAGGCTAGCCGTTCATCACTCAGACCATGTCCAGAGAAGCTTTTGGCGTGTTTTTCTGATAGAGACATCATCAACTCAATATAACTGAAGCCCTCTGTTTCAAGAGTATTGAGCAGCTGAGCAGACGGTGTTAAAGAGGCATCGTTCAGCTTTTCCCGTTGTGCATGTAAGCTCTTGACAAACGTTGACGATTCATTCGCCTGATCAAGCATCTCAGCAATGGGTGACATATCGTCCAGCAGCTGAAGCCCCCGGTCTTGGAGTACGACTGATTGACCTTTCTGTTTCAGCGCGACACCCGGCCGGCGACCTTCCATAACCACTGTTTTAAAATTATTGCTGGCTTCAGCACACTCATCGGCATCGATAGGGTCGCTGCCCTGCAACGAACAATAAACCAGAAAAATATCCAGGAAATGGGCATCCAGCTCGTTCAGCCCCAGTGGTTCAAACGGGTTGATATCAAGGCAGCGTACCTCAACATACTCAACGCCTTCGTTGCGCAGGGCAGTCACGGGTTTTTCTCCTGAGCGGGCAATTCGCTTAGGGCGGATAGTGCTGTAATACTCATTCTCTATTTGCAGAAGATTGGTATTCAGTTGCAGGTATTGACCGTTTTTTTTCAGACCAATGGCCTCATAGGGCGGGTATGGTGTACGAATGGCACTGGAAAGGCTGTCCACGTAGTCCTCCAGTGTGTTGTAGCAAATATTCAGGGATGATTGGGCGTGATTGCTGTACCCCATATCACTCATACGTAACGACGTCGCATAAGGAAGATAAAGAGAGTCCTTATCGAGCGACTGAAGGCCTGACTGAGCGCCGCCATCGGCAAAAAAACTTCGGCTCACGGCCGGAGAGGCTCCAAACAGGTACATCAGCAGCCACGAGTAACGCAGAAAATTCCGGATCAGGGAAAAATAACCCGCCGACCTGAAATCCTGAACGTTAATTTCTTCTTGTCCAGAGTACTGCCGTAACAGCGCCCAGAACGCTTCTGGCAGGGAAAAGTTATAGTGAATACCGGCGATCGTTTGCATTGGCTTGCCATAACGATGCCAGAGCCCTTCACGATAAATGCTTTTCATCACGCCAATATTAGAACTTCCGTAATGAGCAATAGGAATACTGTCATCCCCTTCAAGCAGAGGTGGCATACTACCCGACCAGAGCAGTTCTCCATCAATATGCTGATTAGCGTACTGATGAAGCTGTTCAAGGAAAGAGAGCGTATCATCAATTCGGCAATGTACCGGCGTTATGAATTCAAGCAATGCCTCAGAATAGTCGGTCGTGATGTACGGGTGAGTTAATGCACGCCCCAGTTTTTCAGGATGACGTTTTTGGGAAAGACGGGCATCTGAGGTAACCCTGAGACTTTCACGCTCAATACCATGGCAGATGCCATGAAGGACTGAATGGTTAGCACGGGGCTGGAAAAGCTCCAGAAGATCCTGATACTCAGTAGCCAAGGTACAGATCCAATAATAATTAGGTATAGGTCTAATATTCGTTCAAAGAGATGATTCTTATTGGCAACGCGGACACCCGTAACCACGACAACATGAACGAATCCCCAATAAGTACTCAGTTTCAAACCGAGCAAAAAACCTGAGTGAGCATGATAAAACAACAATCAGCTTAGCAGCTGATCACGTCCTGCGATCCCTATGATACCAGCCTGAATTTTCTAAATCCCCTAAAAAAGCCAGACAAAGACTTGCCTGGCTCTTTCGTTCTCAAGCAACCATCACCATCACCATCACCATCACCATCACCATCACCATCAACAAGGTCTTTGCTGACACTATCAAAAGCGATTTTTCGCTGAGGCTTTTACTTGCGAAGTTGTTTCGCATTGGCAAACAAGTCGGCAAAAGTGCCACCTGAGTCCTGCTTCTTGCCACGATTACCTGACTGACTGGCTTTCTGTGGCTTGCTATGACCGGCAGGTTTTTCAGTTCTGGCTTGCCGTGGTTGCTGGCGAGCTTCTGCTCGCTCTTCAGCCTTATCCGACATCCGCATGGAAAGCCCGACGCGTTTGCGTGCCACGTCCACTTCCATGACTTTGACCTTGACAATATCGCCGGCTTTGACAACTTCACGGGGATCTTTGACAAAGTTTTCCGATAAGGCAGAGATGTGCACCAATCCGTCCTGATGGACACCAACATCGACAAACGCACCAAAGTTGGTAACGTTGGTGACCACACCTTCCAACTCCATATTGAGTTTCAGATCGCGGATATCTTCAATCCCCTCCTTGAACTCTGCTGCTTTGAAGTCCGGGCGTGGGTCACGACCAGGTTTATCAAGCTCACTGATAATGTCAGTAACGGTTGGCAGACCAAAGGTTTCATCGGTAAAGTCTGCCGCATTCAGCCCCTTCAGGAAGGCAGAGTCCCCGATCAGAGCCCGCACATCCCGGCTGGACTGATTGGCAATCTTCTCAACCACAGGATACGCCTCAGGATGGACGGCGGAACTGTCCAGAGGGTTATCACCATTCATCACTCTCAGGAAGCCTGCGGCCTGCTCGAAAGTTTTAGCACCAAACCTGGCAACCTTCTGCAGATCCTGACGACTTCTGAATGCACCATTTTCATTGCGGTAGGCAACGATGTTGTCTGCCAGGGTGCGGTTAAGACCTGATACCCGTGCCAGCAGAGCACTGGAAGCTGTATTAAGATCAACACCGACCGCGTTTACACAGTCCTCAACCACTGCTTCCAGAGAGCGAGACAGATTGATCTGGCTGACATCGTGCTGATACTGACCAACACCAATGGACTTTGGCTCAATCTTGACCAGTTCTGCCAGAGGGTCCTGCAAACGTCGGGCGATGGATACTGCCCCACGGATAGAAACATCCAGATCCGGAAACTCCCGGGCGGCCAGCTCGGATGCCGAGTACACAGATGCTCCCGCTTCGCTGACAACAATTTTTGTCAGGCCGAGTTTTGGGTAACTGCGCATCAATTCGGCAGCCAGTCGATCGGTTTCACGGGATGCCGTTCCGTTACCGATACTGACCAGCTCAACCTGATGGGTCAGGCAGAGGGTAGCCAAAGTACCAAGTGCTTCCTTCCACTTTTTCTGGGGAGCATGTGGATAGATGGTCGTATGCTCCACCAGCTTGCCTGTGCCATCAACCACAGCAACCTTCACCCCGGTTCTCAAACCCGGATCCAGACCAAGTGTTGGCCTGAGGCCTGCTGGCGCAGCCAGCAACAAATCTTTCAGGTTTTTAGCAAAGACCTTGATGGCTTCCTCTTCAGAGTTTTCGCGAATGCGGGTCATCAGCTCGGTTTCCAATTGAGAAAGCAGCTTAACCCGCCAGGTCCAGCGAACGACATCTTTCAACCAGTCATCTGCCGCCCGACCTTTCTGCTCAACCTTCCAGAAATCAGCAACCAGCTTCTCACAGGGATGGGTTTCACGACGGTCTTCCGGCTCATTGGCAAGGCGGATATTAGCCTGCAATACCCCTTCATTTCGTCCACGGAAGATGGCCAGCGCCCGATGGGAAGGAACACTTTTCAGTGGCTCATCATGCTCAAAGTAATCGCGGAACTTGGCGCCTTCCTCTTCTTTGCCTTCAACGCCACGACTGCTCAGGATACCGTCATTCCAGAGCAGCTCACGCAGCTGACCCAGTAGCTCAGCATCCTCGCTAAAACGTTCCATCAGGATATAACGGGCACCTTCCAGAGCAGCCTTGGTATCCTCTACGCCCTTATCGGCATCCACAAAAGCGGCGGCTTCAACGTCAGGATCTTTTTCTGGCATAGTGAAGAGCGTGTCTGCCAGAGGCTCCAGACCCGCCTCACGGGCAATCTGGGCCTTGGTGCGGCGCTTGGGCTTATAGGGAAGGTAGAGGTCTTCCAGGCGGGTTTTGGTATCGGCAGAGCGGATATCTTTTTCCAGTTCAGGCGTCAGTTTATCCTGCTCCGAAATGCTCTTCAGAATGGCTTCACGGCGATCTTCCAGCTCTCGCAGGTAACGGAGACGTTCTTCCAACGTTCTCAGCTGAGTATCGTCCAGACCTCCGGTGACCTCTTTTCGATAACGGGCAATGAAAGGAACCGTGGATCCATCATCAAGCAGCTGAACAGCACTGGTGACCTGCTCGGGCCTGGCACCCAACTCTTCAGCTATTCGCTGGGAGATACTCTGCATAAAACACACTCATCAAGGGAATCAAAACAATAGGACAGTTTCCAGACAATGTTCAGAAACAGCACCGCTTCTGCATCCAGTCGGCATTTATGTCTATCCTGACCTGCAAACTCAAGCCATAAAGACACACTAATGACCAGAGAAAACCGGGAATTATAACGAAATTATATTTCGATAGTCAGCACTGCTTTAACTTGCTGTAAAACCGATGTTTTTTTAAGTCTTTTTCTGATTTACAAAAATATTACAACACTTTTTTACAACAATTCACGTCGCTCAACTTCTTAAAGCGAAAGAACAGCATTATCTGCGGTCATATATTAACACGCTTTCAGGCTTATTTACTCAACGGCAAACGCCCCTCAAGCAACACCCACAACCAATAGAATCGGGATTGTTCACCAGCTTACTTTTCTGCCTAGTAGTACTCACTGGCTATCACTTCAGGACTGAAGATTTCATTCTTGATGGACGAATTGCCAGCCAGTGACTTGGAGTGGGTATGTCACCGCATCGCTTTACCATGATCTTGATGGCCGTGACACGATCTTTCATCCTGACACCATTCTCATCATTAGCAGGTAGCGATGGTTTTTATTGGCTCTGATTATCCAGCCAAGGCCTGGGTGTTATTTCAGGTCAAACGGTGTAGTTTGCCTTTAGGCTAGGAGGCTGTCCGAGAATAGCCTGATTAAGTATAATCAGGCATCTTCTGCCCACTTTGTTGTTGCCGAAACGGATGTCATCAATCAAATTCAAAGATAACCCTGCTGATTTTGACCAGCACCTGATGTTCCCATCGAACATCTTCGACCTGCTGCCACCAGATCATGATTGCTTCGTTTTTGAAGATATCTTCAAGCATATCGACACCTCTGAAGTGGAAAAGCAGTATCACCATCTTGGCCAGAATGCCTACCACCCACGACTGATTATATCGATCCTGATCTATGCCTATAGCCATGGTGTGTTCAGCTCCAGGGAGATTGAACGGCGCTGCAATCAGGACTTGGCTTTCATGTATATCGCCAAACAGCACTGCCCAAATTTCCGGGTGCTCAGTGACTTTCGTAAAAACCAGGCCACCTTTTTTAAAAGCAGTTTCAAACAGAGCGTGCTGCTCGCCCGGGAACTACAGATGGCCTCGCTGGGCCACATCGCTCTTGATGGTTCCAAATTCAAAGCCGACTCATCAAAGCATAAGGCCATGAGCTACGCACGACTTAAGGCCAAAGAAGCTGAATTAATGGCTGAAGTTGAGGCCCTGATTAAAAAAGCCGAAACCAGTGACAGTGAAGAGGACGATGCTTATCAGCAGGAGACTGGCTACAGCATTCCTGAAGACTTGCAATTCAAGCAGGAACGGTTAGAGAAAATCCAGGAGGCCAAAAAAGCGCTTGAAGAACGGGAACAGGCCCTGAATCCCGATAAGCCGATAGACGACAAAAAGCAAATCAGCTTTGCTGATCATGATGCCAGGATCATGGGTAAAAAAGGCAGTGGCTATCAGTACAGTTATAACGCCCAGATCAGCGTCGACAGCGATAATGGTATCATTGTTGGCCAGCACATCAGCCAGCATGCCAATGACAAGCAGGAAGTAAAGCCTGCACTTGAAGCCATTGCAGAAGCAACAGATAACGCGTCCATTGGCAAAATGAGTGAGGATAATGGCTATTACTCAGGGCCCAACCTGCAAGCGTTTGATGATGCGAACATTGACGCTTACATGGCTACGGATCGACAGGAGAAGCCTGCAACAGAGGGACTGGAAGACTCTGACAGAAAGTTTGTCAAAGCGGATTTTATTTACCATGAAGCAGACGACAGCTTTACCTGCCCTGCCGGTGAGAAGCTGATTTATAACACGGCTAGCAAAGCAAAACACAAAAGCTACCGCGTCAGTAAAGATATCTGCCGGGATTGCCCGTTACGTAAAAGGTGCAGTGGTGACAACAAAGACCCGGGGAAAGTGATTCGCACAGACCGCCACGAAGCCATACGCCAGGCGATGAACCGCAAAATGGAAACCAAAGAGGCCAAAGCGGTTTATGAGCGTCGCAAGGTGATTGCGGAACCGCCTTTTGGCCAAATCAAGAACTCAGGATTCAGAGGGTTCAGTGTCCGGGGTAAGGAAAAAGTGGCTGGAGAATTTTCACTGGTCTGCAGTGCTTATAATTTCAAAAAAATTGTCAAATCGGTTTCAACGGGATCAATCCGTCTTGAAGAAGCAAAAAGGCTTAAAATGGCAGCATAAAGGCAAGCAAAAGGGTAAAAAACGCAATTTTTACCCCAAAACAGGCTAAATTTAGGTCAATATTTGATCAGCCAAGAAAATGCTGAAGCTTTCGTTTTTTCAATAGCTAGTTCTCGGACAGCCTCCTAGGTCAGCAATTTCTCTGCTACGAATCTCTGGATTTATTTCTCTTCATTTTATCTTCCCTGATTCAAAAGCCTGTAACGCAGGCCAGTCGGCCAGATCACCGGGTCATTTTATGGCCATATCCGGCAACCCAACATCGACCTATCCATCTCATAGGCATGGATCATCAGACATTCCCAAGGAACCGCTCCCGGCTCTGACTGCGGTTGTTATTAGCCCCACTTTTCCGCTTGGGTCATCGATCGAGGTTTTACCTTATCACGGTGCACGGGCTTTATCTCCGTGTTTTTCCCCGCCCGGCCAACGGGTCACAACGGCTGAGCACGCCAGGGGCAGTCACTGGATCGATGGGCTGAAACCACAGGGTGTATAATACGCTACCATACTGTCCACTCACGGCGATAAGCTCACCAATATGCACTCGATCCCTGAACGTGACTGGAAAGTCGTCAAACAACTGCACCCGGTTCTATTGCAGCGTTACTGCCAGCAGGTTTTTCAAGAGGTTCATGCACTAACCGAAGAAGATGACTGTGACTACCATGATGCCTATCAACCACTTTATGACCTGGTGCATAACCGGAATAAGGCAATGAGGGATCTTTTCGATGGCCTGACCCGAAGCAAGGCCACCCTGATGGTACTGGCGTGGAAAAATAACAAGCTGATGACTGATGAAGAGTTCGAGCGATTCAGTGAAGCGACTCAGGCCCTGGTGAACCATATCCACCCGCTGTAAAAGCACTGCAAAAAGCAGCCGGAAATAATGACGGCTACCGCTAAAGCCCGCTCCCCGGGCGCTTATGCCTCGAGCGTTCCGGCCTCCATAGCCATCATCCTGGCTGCCTGTATAGCCAGAAAATCTTTTTGCCTCATCGGCGTGCTGACTATACGCAGATTCATGACATTGTCTTGTGTAAACTCCAGGCGAAAGTCCATGATAAACCGACGGTCTTCGGCAAACTTCGTGCGCCGTTGCT is a window encoding:
- a CDS encoding IS1182 family transposase; protein product: MSSIKFKDNPADFDQHLMFPSNIFDLLPPDHDCFVFEDIFKHIDTSEVEKQYHHLGQNAYHPRLIISILIYAYSHGVFSSREIERRCNQDLAFMYIAKQHCPNFRVLSDFRKNQATFFKSSFKQSVLLARELQMASLGHIALDGSKFKADSSKHKAMSYARLKAKEAELMAEVEALIKKAETSDSEEDDAYQQETGYSIPEDLQFKQERLEKIQEAKKALEEREQALNPDKPIDDKKQISFADHDARIMGKKGSGYQYSYNAQISVDSDNGIIVGQHISQHANDKQEVKPALEAIAEATDNASIGKMSEDNGYYSGPNLQAFDDANIDAYMATDRQEKPATEGLEDSDRKFVKADFIYHEADDSFTCPAGEKLIYNTASKAKHKSYRVSKDICRDCPLRKRCSGDNKDPGKVIRTDRHEAIRQAMNRKMETKEAKAVYERRKVIAEPPFGQIKNSGFRGFSVRGKEKVAGEFSLVCSAYNFKKIVKSVSTGSIRLEEAKRLKMAA
- the gshA gene encoding glutamate--cysteine ligase — translated: MATEYQDLLELFQPRANHSVLHGICHGIERESLRVTSDARLSQKRHPEKLGRALTHPYITTDYSEALLEFITPVHCRIDDTLSFLEQLHQYANQHIDGELLWSGSMPPLLEGDDSIPIAHYGSSNIGVMKSIYREGLWHRYGKPMQTIAGIHYNFSLPEAFWALLRQYSGQEEINVQDFRSAGYFSLIRNFLRYSWLLMYLFGASPAVSRSFFADGGAQSGLQSLDKDSLYLPYATSLRMSDMGYSNHAQSSLNICYNTLEDYVDSLSSAIRTPYPPYEAIGLKKNGQYLQLNTNLLQIENEYYSTIRPKRIARSGEKPVTALRNEGVEYVEVRCLDINPFEPLGLNELDAHFLDIFLVYCSLQGSDPIDADECAEASNNFKTVVMEGRRPGVALKQKGQSVVLQDRGLQLLDDMSPIAEMLDQANESSTFVKSLHAQREKLNDASLTPSAQLLNTLETEGFSYIELMMSLSEKHAKSFSGHGLSDERLAYFEQVAQRSIADQLARENNDRTDFDAFLQAYMAAE
- a CDS encoding Tex family protein, with protein sequence MQSISQRIAEELGARPEQVTSAVQLLDDGSTVPFIARYRKEVTGGLDDTQLRTLEERLRYLRELEDRREAILKSISEQDKLTPELEKDIRSADTKTRLEDLYLPYKPKRRTKAQIAREAGLEPLADTLFTMPEKDPDVEAAAFVDADKGVEDTKAALEGARYILMERFSEDAELLGQLRELLWNDGILSSRGVEGKEEEGAKFRDYFEHDEPLKSVPSHRALAIFRGRNEGVLQANIRLANEPEDRRETHPCEKLVADFWKVEQKGRAADDWLKDVVRWTWRVKLLSQLETELMTRIRENSEEEAIKVFAKNLKDLLLAAPAGLRPTLGLDPGLRTGVKVAVVDGTGKLVEHTTIYPHAPQKKWKEALGTLATLCLTHQVELVSIGNGTASRETDRLAAELMRSYPKLGLTKIVVSEAGASVYSASELAAREFPDLDVSIRGAVSIARRLQDPLAELVKIEPKSIGVGQYQHDVSQINLSRSLEAVVEDCVNAVGVDLNTASSALLARVSGLNRTLADNIVAYRNENGAFRSRQDLQKVARFGAKTFEQAAGFLRVMNGDNPLDSSAVHPEAYPVVEKIANQSSRDVRALIGDSAFLKGLNAADFTDETFGLPTVTDIISELDKPGRDPRPDFKAAEFKEGIEDIRDLKLNMELEGVVTNVTNFGAFVDVGVHQDGLVHISALSENFVKDPREVVKAGDIVKVKVMEVDVARKRVGLSMRMSDKAEERAEARQQPRQARTEKPAGHSKPQKASQSGNRGKKQDSGGTFADLFANAKQLRK